One genomic region from Kamptonema formosum PCC 6407 encodes:
- the hemL gene encoding glutamate-1-semialdehyde 2,1-aminomutase has translation MVSTTLKTTKSEEIFAAAQKLMPGGVSSPVRAFKSVGGQPIVFDKVKGAYIWDVDGNQYIDYVGTWGPAICGHAHPEVINALRDSLEKGTSFGAPCALENVLAEMVIDAVPSIEMVRFVNSGTEACMAVSRLMRAFTGRDKIIKFEGCYHGHADMFLVKAGSGVATLGLPDSPGVPKSVTSNTLNAPYNDLEAVKALFAANPGEIAGVILEPVVGNAGFIVPDAGFLEGLREITKENKALLVFDEVMTGFRIAYGGAQQKFGVTPDLTTLGKIIGGGLPVGAYGGRKDIMAMVAPSGPMYQAGTLSGNPLAMTAGIKTLELLQKPGTYEQLDKVTKKLSEGLLKIAKETGIAACGGQISGMFGLFFTGGPVHNYEDAKKSDLSKFSRFHRGMLERGIYLAPSQFEAGFTSVAHSDEDIDRTLAAAREVMASL, from the coding sequence TTGGTTTCCACAACCTTGAAAACTACCAAATCCGAAGAAATTTTTGCCGCCGCCCAGAAATTAATGCCCGGAGGCGTTAGTTCCCCAGTACGCGCCTTCAAATCAGTAGGCGGACAACCCATCGTCTTTGATAAAGTCAAAGGAGCCTATATCTGGGATGTCGATGGCAACCAATACATCGACTACGTAGGTACTTGGGGCCCCGCCATCTGCGGCCACGCCCACCCCGAAGTCATCAACGCCCTACGCGACTCCCTAGAAAAAGGCACCAGTTTCGGAGCTCCCTGTGCTTTGGAAAACGTGCTAGCGGAAATGGTAATTGATGCCGTTCCCAGCATTGAAATGGTGCGTTTTGTCAACTCTGGGACAGAAGCTTGCATGGCCGTTTCCCGCCTAATGAGAGCTTTTACCGGACGCGATAAAATCATTAAATTTGAAGGTTGCTATCACGGCCACGCCGATATGTTCTTGGTGAAAGCCGGTTCTGGCGTAGCCACCCTGGGTTTACCCGACTCCCCTGGCGTGCCCAAATCAGTCACGAGCAACACTCTCAATGCTCCTTATAATGACTTGGAAGCTGTTAAGGCACTTTTTGCCGCAAATCCCGGTGAGATAGCAGGGGTAATTTTAGAACCAGTTGTCGGTAATGCCGGATTTATTGTACCGGATGCCGGCTTTTTGGAAGGCTTGCGAGAGATTACTAAGGAAAACAAAGCACTGTTAGTATTTGACGAAGTGATGACCGGTTTTCGCATTGCTTACGGCGGAGCTCAGCAAAAATTCGGCGTTACTCCCGACTTGACAACTTTAGGTAAAATCATCGGTGGCGGTTTACCAGTGGGTGCTTACGGTGGTCGTAAGGACATTATGGCAATGGTCGCTCCTTCCGGGCCGATGTATCAAGCGGGAACGCTTTCGGGTAATCCTTTGGCAATGACTGCTGGGATTAAGACTTTGGAATTGCTGCAAAAACCAGGGACTTACGAGCAGTTAGATAAGGTGACAAAAAAGTTGTCAGAAGGATTGCTGAAAATTGCTAAGGAAACTGGTATTGCTGCTTGCGGCGGCCAAATTAGCGGAATGTTTGGCTTATTTTTTACTGGCGGCCCAGTTCACAATTATGAAGATGCTAAAAAGTCTGATTTGAGTAAATTTAGCCGTTTTCATCGCGGAATGTTAGAGCGAGGAATTTATCTTGCTCCTTCGCAATTTGAGGCTGGATTTACTTCTGTTGCTCACTCCGATGAGGATATTGACCGGACTTTGGCGGCGGCCCGTGAAGTGATGGCAAGTTTGTAA
- the ruvA gene encoding Holliday junction branch migration protein RuvA — translation MINYLKGTVADIQKGNNRVMLILEVNQIGYEVQILPRMTGQLPAMGEVVQVFTHQQVKEDQMVLYGFISGAERNLFRQLVSVSGIGAQLAIALLETLGLQDLVQAIVGGNTRILAKTPGVGNKTAERLVLELRTKLSEWRNQEGLSTSVPAGVSSVIQEEVEMTLLALGYTGAEVMQALQALSQDPSLLKKGNAEDWIREAIAWLSR, via the coding sequence ATGATTAACTATCTCAAAGGTACGGTAGCAGATATCCAAAAAGGTAACAATCGGGTGATGCTGATTCTGGAAGTCAATCAAATCGGTTATGAAGTGCAAATTTTGCCTCGAATGACGGGACAATTGCCAGCGATGGGGGAAGTGGTGCAAGTTTTTACTCACCAACAAGTTAAGGAAGACCAAATGGTATTATACGGTTTTATTTCCGGTGCGGAACGAAATTTATTTCGGCAATTAGTCAGTGTTAGCGGTATTGGGGCACAACTGGCGATCGCACTTTTGGAAACTTTAGGATTGCAAGACTTAGTTCAAGCTATAGTAGGCGGTAATACCCGCATTTTGGCCAAAACTCCCGGTGTTGGGAACAAAACTGCCGAACGTCTCGTCTTGGAACTGAGAACTAAACTATCAGAATGGCGGAATCAAGAGGGTTTGTCAACATCTGTACCTGCGGGAGTCAGTTCAGTTATTCAAGAAGAAGTTGAGATGACTTTACTCGCTTTGGGATACACTGGAGCGGAGGTAATGCAGGCATTACAGGCTCTTAGCCAAGATCCGAGTTTGTTAAAGAAAGGTAATGCGGAAGATTGGATTCGAGAAGCGATCGCTTGGTTGAGTCGGTAA
- a CDS encoding DUF4347 domain-containing protein, whose product MNNQIIFIDSSVEDYQILAQNAAQGSKVVILDDQSSAIAQITQSLAGESDLEALHIISHGSEGSITLGTEVINGNAIEALGDRLKQWGKSLTKTGDILLYGCNVAAGEIGNKFVKKLSEITGAGVAASNNLTGAAALGGDWNLEVRFGEVETQPLNFANYGYTLPATITNVTSSLADGTYLPGQVVPITVTFSEPVNVSSAPGFPGLILNTGGTAIYVSGSGTANLLFNYTTATNENSADLDYTSTVLNGTISTVSDGSAATLTLPTAGGAGSLGANKALIVNDGAIPTAVNITSTTTNGSYTTTTAIPITVEFSEIVNVTGIPTLTLGGVATPVNYTSGTGTKFLTFNYTPVAGDTSADLDATAIAGTIADIVGNAYALGLPAAPNNLATNKDLVIDTAAPTVALAQVIPAATVTGAFNVTATFNETVAPTFDLTDITVGNGAASNLTVAGNVYTFTITPTTDGAVTVDVAAAKATDAATNGNTAAPQLAGITADLPPTITNVTSGTADGSYNATVGTIPITVTFSKIVNVTGAPTLTLAAGVTGPATFVSGSGTNTLTFNYTVGATDNIADLDYGSAAALALNGGTINSALGTAATLTLPAPAAAGSLGANKALVIDTTVPTITGITSTTADGSYTTTATIPITVTFSEVVNVTGTPTLTLGGGVTTAVNLASGAGTNTLTFNYTPAAGDTSADLDATLLTGTIADAAGNAATLTLPAATLATTKALVIDTTAPTVALTTAATAPVTGTFSVAATFTEASGNVLGFDVTDLTVGNGTISNFAGSGVNYTFDIKPTADGPVTIDVAAGKATDAASNGNTAAPTLLINANVPPKVTSVTSTLADGSYPLGQVVPITVTFSESVIVTGTPTLTLNSGGTASYASGTGTNALTFNYTVGAGQTSADLDYTAITSLVVPAGASITDTVVTTSNADLTLPAPAAINSLGANKAIVIDTTPPTVTINQASSQVDPTTNSLINYTVAFSEPVKNFDATDITFSGVTGATATITGDATGQNYNVAVTGLSAPGALTATVKASGATDLAGNGNTASTSTDNSVTYSPVGPYVTAISRVDTDPTTATAVNYTVTFNESVTGVDTADFSLSGTATTGASIGTVTGSGKTYNVSVNTGTADGTLGLDLTDNNSIINSLNATLGGTALNDGDFKGQVYTVSKNIAPVLAVALNDQSATINTAFSFTVPTGTFTDANNDTLTYSSTLEDGSALPTWLTFDATTGAFSGTPTTANIGNLKVNVAASDGKAATSNTFILTVSDKVNTAPVVASAITDKSAVIDTAFNFIVPAGTFTDAESDPLTYTATLENGTALPTWLTFNAATLAFSGTPAVANVGNLKVKLTANDGKASTSDVFQLVVSGSTPVSTPTPAPAPSPSPSGGGTTTTTTTGSNAIVINTPPIGLIGAGERTNLPSNQVVNGQYLLSDFDDTSIPTSAFGQPIRGLSGNDNLTGSGGTDTIYGDRGADIIDGGDGNDQIFGGKESDKLSGGNGDDFLSGNNDNDTLTGGAGNDILRGGKENDVLLGGDGDDELWGDRGFDALTGGAGKDNFVLEFTATSPDQADVITDFNSTDDKIKLVGFTFSQLSFESVNVILDGATAVASTVIKSGNNYLGVVYNVNSSALSSSSFL is encoded by the coding sequence ATGAATAACCAAATCATTTTCATTGATTCTTCAGTAGAAGATTATCAAATCCTTGCTCAAAACGCTGCCCAAGGCAGTAAAGTTGTCATTTTAGATGACCAATCCAGCGCGATCGCGCAAATCACTCAATCCTTAGCCGGAGAAAGCGATCTGGAAGCACTGCATATCATTTCTCACGGTAGCGAAGGGAGTATCACGCTCGGTACTGAGGTGATTAATGGGAACGCGATCGAAGCTTTAGGCGATCGGCTCAAACAATGGGGAAAATCCCTTACTAAAACTGGCGATATTCTATTATATGGATGTAATGTCGCCGCTGGAGAAATTGGTAATAAATTTGTTAAGAAACTCAGTGAAATTACCGGTGCCGGTGTAGCGGCTTCTAATAACTTAACCGGCGCTGCGGCATTAGGTGGAGACTGGAATTTAGAAGTGAGATTTGGGGAAGTGGAAACCCAACCCCTAAATTTTGCCAATTATGGTTATACTTTGCCTGCTACCATCACCAATGTCACTTCATCTTTAGCTGATGGCACTTATTTACCAGGCCAAGTTGTTCCTATTACGGTGACATTTAGCGAACCCGTAAACGTTTCCAGCGCACCTGGATTCCCAGGTTTAATTCTTAACACAGGAGGAACAGCAATTTATGTCAGTGGTAGCGGTACCGCCAATCTCCTGTTTAACTACACGACCGCCACAAATGAAAATAGTGCCGATCTTGATTATACTTCAACTGTCCTCAACGGTACGATAAGCACAGTCTCCGATGGCAGCGCTGCCACTTTAACTCTTCCCACCGCTGGTGGGGCTGGCTCTCTCGGTGCGAATAAAGCCTTAATCGTTAATGATGGGGCAATACCTACTGCCGTTAACATCACCTCTACCACCACTAATGGCAGTTATACAACAACAACAGCTATTCCGATTACCGTTGAATTTAGCGAAATCGTCAACGTCACCGGCATACCAACGCTAACCTTGGGAGGAGTAGCAACCCCAGTTAACTATACCAGTGGTACCGGTACAAAATTCCTCACATTTAACTACACCCCAGTCGCCGGTGACACCAGTGCCGATCTTGATGCAACCGCGATTGCTGGCACGATCGCAGATATTGTCGGTAACGCTTATGCACTTGGTCTTCCTGCTGCACCGAACAACCTGGCTACAAATAAAGATTTAGTCATTGACACTGCTGCACCCACAGTTGCCCTAGCACAAGTGATACCAGCAGCAACAGTTACGGGCGCATTTAACGTCACAGCTACCTTTAATGAAACTGTGGCACCAACTTTTGATCTTACGGATATCACCGTAGGCAATGGTGCTGCTAGTAATTTGACAGTTGCTGGAAACGTCTACACCTTTACTATCACACCCACGACAGATGGCGCTGTCACCGTTGATGTTGCTGCGGCTAAGGCAACAGATGCTGCCACAAATGGCAATACAGCCGCCCCTCAATTAGCTGGCATCACTGCCGATTTACCACCTACTATCACCAACGTTACCTCTGGTACCGCCGATGGCAGCTATAATGCCACCGTCGGTACTATTCCGATTACCGTTACATTTAGCAAAATCGTTAACGTCACTGGCGCACCGACACTAACCTTGGCAGCAGGAGTAACAGGACCGGCCACCTTTGTCAGTGGTAGTGGTACGAATACACTCACCTTTAACTACACCGTAGGCGCAACTGACAACATTGCCGACCTTGATTATGGCAGTGCAGCCGCCCTCGCCCTTAATGGCGGTACGATTAATTCGGCATTAGGTACCGCAGCTACACTCACTCTACCTGCTCCGGCTGCGGCTGGTTCCCTGGGTGCGAATAAAGCCTTAGTCATTGACACCACCGTACCTACTATCACCGGTATTACCTCTACCACCGCTGATGGTAGTTATACAACAACGGCCACTATTCCGATTACTGTTACATTTAGCGAAGTTGTCAATGTCACTGGTACACCGACGCTGACTCTGGGAGGAGGAGTAACAACTGCTGTTAACCTTGCCAGTGGTGCCGGTACAAATACGCTCACATTTAACTACACCCCAGCCGCAGGTGACACCAGTGCCGATCTTGATGCAACCTTGTTAACGGGTACGATCGCAGATGCTGCGGGTAATGCTGCGACACTGACTCTTCCTGCTGCAACCTTAGCTACGACTAAAGCTTTAGTTATTGACACAACAGCACCCACAGTTGCCTTAACAACCGCAGCCACAGCACCAGTGACGGGGACATTTAGCGTCGCGGCCACCTTTACTGAAGCTAGTGGAAATGTCCTGGGATTTGATGTCACTGATTTAACCGTAGGCAATGGTACTATCAGCAACTTTGCTGGCTCAGGGGTAAACTACACCTTTGATATCAAACCTACGGCAGATGGGCCTGTCACCATTGATGTGGCTGCGGGTAAAGCGACGGATGCAGCCTCAAATGGCAATACCGCAGCCCCGACACTGTTGATTAACGCGAACGTTCCACCTAAAGTTACCAGCGTTACCTCAACTTTAGCGGATGGTAGCTATCCGCTCGGTCAAGTAGTTCCGATTACCGTGACATTTAGCGAATCCGTCATTGTCACCGGCACACCGACGCTAACTCTCAACTCAGGGGGAACAGCTAGTTATGCCAGTGGCACGGGTACAAATGCACTCACCTTTAACTACACTGTAGGCGCAGGTCAAACCAGTGCTGACCTCGACTATACCGCCATCACCTCTCTTGTTGTCCCCGCAGGCGCTTCTATTACAGATACGGTGGTGACGACTAGCAATGCGGATCTCACTCTCCCGGCTCCCGCTGCAATTAACTCCCTGGGTGCAAATAAAGCCATAGTCATTGACACCACTCCACCCACAGTTACGATTAACCAAGCCAGTAGCCAAGTCGATCCGACAACAAATAGTTTGATTAACTACACCGTCGCCTTTAGCGAACCGGTGAAGAATTTTGATGCTACCGACATTACTTTCAGTGGAGTCACCGGGGCCACTGCTACCATCACGGGAGATGCTACAGGTCAAAATTACAACGTAGCAGTAACAGGGTTGTCTGCACCAGGAGCCTTGACTGCTACCGTTAAAGCCAGTGGTGCTACAGATTTAGCTGGCAATGGTAATACTGCCAGTACCAGCACCGATAATTCTGTCACATATTCCCCTGTTGGTCCCTACGTTACTGCTATTAGCCGCGTTGATACCGATCCGACTACGGCAACAGCAGTAAATTATACAGTCACCTTTAATGAGAGCGTGACAGGGGTAGATACTGCGGACTTCTCCTTATCGGGAACCGCTACTACTGGGGCAAGTATTGGTACTGTCACGGGTTCGGGTAAAACCTATAATGTGTCGGTGAATACGGGTACTGCTGATGGTACATTGGGGCTGGATTTAACCGATAACAATAGCATCATTAATTCCCTGAATGCTACTTTAGGCGGTACGGCACTGAATGATGGGGACTTTAAGGGACAAGTTTACACTGTTAGTAAAAATATTGCTCCTGTGCTGGCTGTGGCGCTCAACGATCAATCGGCAACGATTAATACGGCGTTTAGTTTTACAGTTCCGACGGGTACGTTTACTGATGCTAACAACGATACCTTAACTTATAGTTCGACGCTGGAAGATGGCTCGGCGTTACCGACTTGGTTAACCTTTGATGCGACAACGGGTGCTTTTAGTGGTACGCCTACAACGGCAAATATCGGCAACTTAAAAGTTAATGTGGCGGCTTCGGATGGAAAAGCTGCTACAAGCAATACGTTCATTTTGACGGTATCCGATAAAGTCAATACTGCTCCTGTAGTTGCCAGTGCAATTACTGATAAGTCAGCGGTAATCGACACAGCATTTAACTTTATCGTACCCGCAGGTACATTTACGGATGCTGAAAGTGACCCGTTGACTTACACTGCAACGCTAGAAAACGGCACGGCTTTACCAACTTGGTTAACATTTAATGCCGCGACTCTGGCTTTCAGTGGCACACCAGCGGTGGCAAATGTCGGAAACTTAAAGGTGAAATTGACTGCGAATGACGGGAAAGCCTCAACCAGTGATGTTTTCCAACTTGTTGTCAGTGGGTCTACACCTGTATCCACACCTACACCCGCACCCGCACCCTCACCTTCACCATCGGGAGGAGGAACGACAACAACAACGACAACGGGATCTAATGCGATCGTAATTAACACGCCACCAATCGGTCTAATCGGTGCCGGTGAGCGCACTAATTTACCATCAAATCAAGTGGTAAATGGTCAATATTTACTATCTGATTTTGATGATACCAGCATTCCCACATCTGCTTTTGGTCAGCCAATTCGTGGGTTATCTGGTAATGATAACTTGACGGGAAGTGGTGGTACTGACACAATTTATGGCGATCGAGGTGCTGATATTATTGATGGTGGTGATGGTAACGATCAAATATTTGGTGGTAAGGAGTCGGATAAATTATCTGGTGGTAATGGCGATGACTTCTTGAGTGGCAATAATGATAATGACACTCTCACTGGTGGCGCTGGTAACGATATCTTACGCGGTGGTAAGGAAAATGATGTCTTACTTGGCGGAGATGGAGATGATGAATTGTGGGGCGATCGAGGTTTTGATGCTCTCACAGGTGGTGCAGGAAAGGATAACTTTGTGTTAGAATTTACTGCCACTAGCCCCGATCAGGCTGATGTAATTACTGACTTCAATTCTACTGATGATAAAATCAAGTTGGTTGGTTTTACTTTCAGTCAATTAAGTTTTGAATCAGTGAATGTCATCTTAGATGGGGCAACTGCTGTAGCTTCAACGGTAATTAAGTCGGGGAATAACTACTTAGGAGTGGTTTATAATGTGAATTCATCTGCTCTTAGTAGTAGTTCTTTCTTGTAA
- the rpsO gene encoding 30S ribosomal protein S15: MALTQERKQEIMGQYQAHETDTGSADLQVAMLSDRINKLSAHLKVNQKDFSSRRGLMQLIGRRRRLLSYIQKQDRARYQALIARLGIRG; encoded by the coding sequence ATGGCACTAACACAAGAGCGCAAACAAGAAATTATGGGCCAATATCAAGCCCATGAAACCGATACAGGATCGGCAGACCTACAAGTAGCCATGCTGAGCGATCGCATTAACAAGCTCAGCGCCCACCTGAAGGTCAACCAAAAAGATTTTTCTTCCCGACGGGGTTTAATGCAGTTGATCGGCCGCCGCCGCCGCCTGCTAAGCTACATCCAGAAACAAGATAGAGCTCGCTATCAAGCTTTAATTGCTCGCCTCGGCATTCGCGGCTAG
- a CDS encoding PAM68 family protein: MSSEPPKERLPFEPAKKTKKKPKAPPEPQVKAAEDTQQPSTSRASMGIPDVVSKRMIRRMALLCGVPTAAGISTFIASYLVVSKGWFALPNSAVVLLSMGFFGLGVLGLSYGVLSASWDEENPGSIIGWEEFNTNFGRMRAAWRSAKPKS; encoded by the coding sequence ATGTCCTCAGAACCTCCTAAAGAACGGTTGCCCTTTGAACCTGCTAAAAAAACGAAAAAAAAGCCTAAAGCCCCCCCAGAACCCCAGGTAAAGGCCGCTGAGGACACACAGCAGCCCTCCACCTCACGGGCATCAATGGGGATTCCAGATGTTGTCAGCAAACGCATGATCCGCCGCATGGCACTATTATGCGGCGTACCTACAGCAGCCGGAATTTCGACGTTTATTGCCAGTTATTTAGTCGTGAGCAAAGGTTGGTTCGCTTTACCAAACTCAGCGGTTGTACTTTTGAGTATGGGCTTTTTCGGTTTAGGGGTTTTAGGGCTGAGTTATGGTGTCCTCTCTGCATCTTGGGATGAAGAAAATCCGGGTAGCATCATTGGTTGGGAAGAATTCAATACCAATTTTGGACGGATGCGGGCAGCGTGGCGATCGGCAAAGCCAAAAAGTTAA
- the hisIE gene encoding bifunctional phosphoribosyl-AMP cyclohydrolase/phosphoribosyl-ATP diphosphatase HisIE: MSAPDFAALSQSIPVEKIRYNEQGLVPAIVQDYLDGTVLMMAWMSRESLQKTLETGQTWFWSRSRGELWHKGATSSHVQNIKSVRYDCDSDALLFTVEQVGDIACHTGERSCFHRVDGEVVAPPADALSQLFEVICDRRDRPIETSYTCKLFEGGDNKILKKIGEESVEVVMACKDDDKDGIASEVADLFYHTLVALAYHQVDLRAVYRKLEQRRK, translated from the coding sequence ATGTCTGCTCCCGATTTCGCTGCTTTAAGCCAATCTATCCCGGTTGAGAAAATTCGCTATAACGAGCAGGGTTTAGTGCCTGCGATCGTTCAAGATTATCTTGATGGTACGGTGCTGATGATGGCATGGATGAGTCGGGAATCGCTACAAAAAACTCTGGAAACTGGGCAAACTTGGTTTTGGAGTCGTTCTCGTGGGGAGTTATGGCATAAGGGGGCGACTTCAAGTCACGTTCAGAATATTAAGTCTGTGCGTTATGACTGCGATAGCGATGCTTTGCTGTTTACGGTGGAACAGGTGGGAGATATTGCTTGCCACACGGGGGAAAGGAGTTGTTTTCATCGGGTGGATGGCGAGGTTGTCGCGCCGCCTGCGGATGCGCTGTCTCAGTTGTTTGAGGTGATTTGCGATCGCCGCGATCGTCCGATAGAAACATCTTACACCTGCAAGCTATTTGAAGGTGGCGATAATAAGATTCTTAAGAAAATTGGCGAGGAGTCGGTGGAGGTGGTGATGGCTTGTAAGGATGATGATAAGGATGGGATAGCTTCTGAAGTCGCCGATCTATTCTATCACACTTTGGTGGCTTTGGCTTACCATCAGGTTGATTTGAGAGCGGTTTATCGGAAGTTGGAGCAACGACGAAAGTGA
- a CDS encoding MDR family MFS transporter, whose translation MSKHQLPSWLPQLGSQVWILAFGRFLSHTGTGFTLFYAPIFFVNQLGLSATAVGLGLGSAQVSGILGRILGGSLSDSPVWGRRRTLLMSAIISAVASFMLATAKDFTGLVLGNVLMGLGVGLYWPATEAAIADLTEGEERREAFALTRLADNLGLQVGIILGGLLITLTGAYWALFVIDGISFLIFFVLVYFTISETYKPKISALPAGTDKIQNGWKIALQDRSLLVYVLVNILFTLYISQTQSTIPLYLSNFIPAAASGKGFSPGTLTALFTWHTILLVSCQLPIARAFKRFSHTRSLVISALLWGIGFILIGMTGIAHSGNIFFAILGLGILSIAIVSYTPAASSIVADLAPESLRGVYLSINSQCWAIGYLIGPPLGGWALDQGKLIGDNFWLGIALSVGVAILILQQLEQMLKK comes from the coding sequence ATGTCTAAACATCAATTACCATCTTGGCTTCCGCAACTTGGTTCTCAAGTCTGGATTCTAGCATTCGGTCGCTTTTTATCCCACACTGGCACTGGTTTTACCTTATTTTATGCTCCCATATTTTTTGTCAATCAACTTGGTTTATCTGCTACTGCTGTCGGTTTAGGTTTAGGTAGCGCTCAAGTTTCTGGAATTTTGGGCCGCATTTTGGGCGGTTCGTTGTCAGATTCTCCTGTTTGGGGCCGCCGTCGCACCTTGTTAATGTCAGCAATTATTTCGGCTGTAGCTTCTTTTATGTTGGCAACTGCCAAGGATTTTACCGGGCTAGTTTTAGGTAATGTTTTAATGGGTTTGGGAGTTGGTTTATATTGGCCTGCAACTGAAGCTGCAATCGCCGATTTAACAGAGGGAGAAGAACGCAGAGAAGCTTTTGCCTTAACACGATTGGCTGATAATTTAGGCTTACAAGTAGGAATTATTTTAGGAGGATTATTAATTACTTTAACTGGCGCTTATTGGGCGCTATTTGTAATTGATGGCATTTCATTTCTGATATTTTTTGTATTAGTTTACTTTACAATTTCTGAAACCTACAAACCCAAGATTTCAGCTTTACCAGCGGGGACAGATAAAATTCAAAATGGCTGGAAAATTGCCTTACAGGATCGGAGTCTCCTAGTTTATGTCTTAGTAAATATTCTCTTCACTCTTTATATCTCCCAAACCCAAAGTACAATCCCTCTTTATCTTAGCAATTTTATCCCCGCAGCCGCATCAGGAAAAGGTTTTTCCCCCGGTACACTGACGGCATTATTTACTTGGCACACAATTTTACTTGTCAGTTGCCAATTGCCAATTGCCCGCGCTTTTAAGCGTTTTAGTCACACTAGATCCCTAGTAATTTCGGCTCTTTTATGGGGTATAGGATTTATCCTGATTGGGATGACGGGAATTGCTCATAGTGGTAACATTTTCTTTGCAATTTTAGGCTTAGGTATTTTGTCAATTGCTATTGTTAGTTATACTCCTGCGGCTTCTTCGATTGTAGCTGATTTAGCCCCCGAATCTTTGCGCGGTGTTTATTTATCAATTAATTCCCAGTGTTGGGCAATTGGTTATTTAATCGGGCCACCTTTAGGCGGTTGGGCTTTAGATCAAGGGAAATTAATCGGAGATAATTTTTGGTTGGGTATAGCTTTAAGTGTGGGAGTTGCTATCTTGATTTTACAGCAACTTGAGCAAATGTTGAAAAAGTAA
- the aroF gene encoding 3-deoxy-7-phosphoheptulonate synthase, whose product MIIVMKAGTPEAEIDKLNEELTTTWGLTPEKIVGRYKVVIGLVGDTVELEPLQLREMSSWIEEVLRVERPYKRASLEYRQGEPSEVLVSTPAGTVPIGLHHPLTIVAGPCSVENEEMIVETARRVKAAGAQFLRGGAYKPRTSPYAFQGHGESALGLLAAAREASGLGIITEVMDAADLDAIEEVADVIQIGARNMQNFSLLKKVGARNKPVLLKRGMAATIEDWLMAAEYILAAGNPDVILCERGIRTFDRQYARNTLDLSVIPVLRGLTHLPIMIDPSHGTGLAEYVPSMAMAAIAAGTDSLMIEVHPNPKKALSDGPQSLTPDQFDQLVGELAVIGKAVKRWPQPVPVLA is encoded by the coding sequence ATGATTATTGTGATGAAGGCCGGCACTCCAGAGGCCGAAATTGACAAGCTTAATGAAGAACTAACCACAACTTGGGGTCTGACTCCAGAAAAAATTGTCGGGCGTTATAAGGTTGTGATCGGTTTGGTCGGCGATACTGTTGAGCTGGAACCGCTGCAATTGCGGGAAATGAGCTCTTGGATTGAGGAAGTGTTGCGGGTGGAACGTCCTTATAAGCGGGCTTCTCTGGAGTACCGCCAGGGTGAACCGAGTGAAGTTTTGGTGTCTACTCCCGCAGGAACCGTTCCCATTGGCTTGCATCACCCACTGACGATCGTGGCTGGGCCTTGTTCGGTGGAAAATGAGGAGATGATCGTTGAGACAGCAAGGCGGGTGAAGGCTGCGGGTGCTCAGTTTCTCCGAGGTGGCGCTTATAAACCTCGGACTTCGCCTTATGCGTTCCAAGGACACGGCGAAAGTGCTTTGGGACTGTTGGCGGCGGCGCGGGAAGCTAGCGGTTTGGGGATTATTACGGAAGTAATGGATGCGGCCGATTTGGATGCGATCGAGGAAGTAGCTGATGTGATCCAGATTGGGGCGCGAAATATGCAGAATTTCTCGCTGTTGAAGAAGGTAGGGGCTCGGAATAAGCCTGTACTGCTGAAGCGGGGGATGGCGGCGACAATTGAAGACTGGCTGATGGCGGCTGAGTATATTTTGGCTGCGGGTAATCCCGATGTGATTTTGTGCGAACGGGGTATTCGGACGTTTGACCGTCAGTATGCGCGGAATACCTTGGATTTGTCGGTGATTCCAGTGTTGCGAGGACTGACTCATTTGCCGATTATGATTGACCCCAGTCACGGGACTGGTTTAGCGGAGTATGTGCCCTCGATGGCGATGGCTGCGATCGCGGCTGGTACAGATTCGTTGATGATTGAAGTACACCCGAATCCTAAGAAGGCGTTATCGGATGGGCCGCAATCTTTGACACCAGATCAGTTCGATCAATTGGTGGGTGAGTTGGCCGTGATTGGTAAAGCGGTGAAACGCTGGCCGCAACCTGTGCCAGTTTTGGCTTAG